The Cellulomonas sp. P24 genome contains a region encoding:
- a CDS encoding flavin reductase family protein, with amino-acid sequence MSATPEAFRAAIARLATGVVVVAVNHGGTDHAMTASTLTSVSLEPPMLLFCVHRESRFRDALDEVDQWAVSVLSDTGSSVADWFASPGRPVVGQFAQVPHRRGALSGAALVEDASAWFECRTAAIHRAGDHDIVIGDVVSAATGELGAGGLVHHRGRLRPVR; translated from the coding sequence ATGAGCGCGACGCCTGAGGCGTTCCGCGCGGCGATCGCGCGACTCGCGACCGGGGTGGTCGTGGTCGCGGTGAACCATGGTGGGACGGATCACGCGATGACGGCGAGCACGTTGACATCGGTGTCCCTCGAACCTCCGATGCTGCTGTTCTGCGTCCACCGGGAGTCCCGGTTCCGCGACGCGCTCGACGAGGTCGACCAGTGGGCCGTGTCGGTGCTCTCGGACACGGGATCGTCGGTGGCGGACTGGTTCGCGTCCCCCGGTCGGCCGGTCGTGGGGCAGTTCGCGCAGGTGCCGCATCGCCGAGGTGCGCTCTCGGGTGCGGCGCTGGTCGAGGACGCCTCGGCCTGGTTCGAGTGCCGGACGGCCGCGATCCACCGCGCCGGGGACCACGACATCGTGATCGGGGACGTCGTGTCCGCTGCGACCGGTGAGCTCGGCGCCGGCGGACTGGTCCATCACCGCGGCCGGCTCCGACCCGTTCGCTGA
- a CDS encoding PIG-L family deacetylase — protein MTGGLLAVHAHPDDETLSTGALIATWAAAGLPVTVVTCTRGELGEVIPPELAHLEGDGDRLATHRVAELGDALRALGADGVFLDQVPLPSRALGDRAFDDRAFDDRALGDRVVASQDGPPPRYVDSGMAWVSAGLAGRADALRPEALVARPLDEQAERLAELIRERRPEVVVTYEPGGGYGHPDHVRAHQLTMRAVELAAADRSELTVGTGTAMPSSPHAVAAVLWAVVGAGALRESWRALATARVVAELPERPTLVLPDPAGPLPSVAVPDDDVDLTVDVLPVLDRVLGALRAHRTQVQAIGVVRDVATGSRVLGCHALSNRVLAPVLHQESYRFAPGLDGDPACWPAGVTRVT, from the coding sequence GTGACCGGCGGACTGCTCGCCGTCCACGCCCACCCGGACGACGAGACGCTCTCGACGGGTGCGTTGATCGCGACGTGGGCGGCGGCGGGCCTGCCGGTGACGGTCGTGACGTGCACGCGTGGCGAGCTCGGCGAGGTGATCCCTCCCGAGCTCGCCCACCTCGAAGGTGACGGCGACCGCCTCGCGACGCACCGTGTGGCGGAGCTCGGCGACGCGCTGCGCGCGCTCGGCGCAGACGGGGTCTTCCTCGACCAGGTGCCGCTCCCGAGCCGTGCGCTCGGCGATCGTGCGTTCGACGATCGTGCGTTCGACGACCGTGCGCTCGGCGATCGGGTGGTCGCGTCGCAGGACGGTCCGCCTCCTCGGTACGTGGACTCCGGGATGGCCTGGGTGTCAGCGGGCCTGGCTGGTCGCGCCGACGCTCTCCGGCCGGAGGCCCTCGTCGCGCGCCCGCTCGACGAGCAGGCCGAACGGCTCGCGGAGCTCATCCGGGAACGCCGGCCCGAGGTCGTCGTGACCTACGAGCCGGGCGGAGGGTACGGCCACCCGGACCACGTCAGGGCGCACCAGCTGACGATGCGCGCTGTCGAGCTCGCCGCCGCCGACCGGTCGGAGCTCACCGTGGGCACCGGAACCGCGATGCCGTCCTCCCCGCATGCCGTCGCGGCGGTCCTGTGGGCCGTCGTCGGTGCCGGCGCGCTCCGGGAGTCCTGGCGTGCGCTCGCGACGGCGCGCGTCGTCGCAGAGCTCCCCGAGCGTCCGACCCTCGTGCTGCCCGATCCTGCCGGACCGCTCCCGTCCGTCGCCGTCCCCGACGACGACGTCGATCTGACGGTCGACGTCCTGCCCGTGCTCGACCGCGTCCTCGGAGCTCTCCGGGCGCACCGCACACAGGTCCAGGCCATCGGGGTGGTGCGCGACGTCGCGACCGGCTCGAGGGTCCTCGGCTGCCACGCGCTGAGCAACCGGGTCCTGGCGCCGGTGCTGCACCAGGAGTCGTACCGGTTCGCACCAGGGCTTGACGGCGACCCGGCGTGCTGGCCCGCCGGGGTCACGCGGGTAACCTGA